One Anaerohalosphaeraceae bacterium genomic region harbors:
- a CDS encoding isochorismatase family protein — MIRPALTLRRRRILIDVGTQRDLFTADGRACIRNHRRILANIRRVMAWVRKEHIRVISTVRIFENDGIHHGPSYCLAGTEGARKIRYTHLARSLAYASDGYTDFPRDLFERYDQVIQEIRSDDPFEEPRADRMLSEVKATDFLVIGAPIETSVKFLVLGLLLRRRNVIVLADAVGSFEKHAAEIALRQMQAKGARLIDSKSFVGSTHLKKVGICTCDRCQGRLVKVAADSDMAD; from the coding sequence ATGATACGGCCGGCATTGACATTGCGCAGACGGCGGATTCTCATCGATGTGGGAACGCAGCGCGATTTGTTCACCGCAGACGGCAGGGCCTGCATCCGCAATCACCGCCGCATCCTGGCCAATATCCGACGCGTGATGGCCTGGGTGCGCAAGGAGCATATCCGCGTGATTTCGACGGTGCGCATCTTCGAGAACGACGGCATTCATCACGGCCCGTCGTATTGTCTGGCGGGCACGGAGGGGGCTCGGAAGATTCGCTACACCCATCTGGCCCGTTCGCTGGCGTATGCCTCCGACGGCTACACGGATTTTCCGCGGGACCTGTTTGAGCGGTACGACCAGGTGATTCAGGAAATCCGCAGCGATGACCCGTTTGAGGAGCCGCGGGCCGACCGGATGCTCAGCGAAGTGAAGGCGACGGATTTTCTGGTGATCGGCGCACCGATTGAAACCTCCGTGAAGTTTCTGGTGCTGGGGCTTCTGCTGCGGCGGCGGAATGTGATTGTGCTGGCCGATGCGGTCGGCTCGTTCGAAAAGCACGCCGCGGAAATCGCCCTCCGCCAGATGCAGGCCAAGGGGGCGCGGCTGATTGACAGCAAATCGTTTGTCGGCAGCACTCATCTGAAAAAGGTCGGGATTTG